The following is a genomic window from Bacteroidia bacterium.
AAATGTCGCCATCCGGCTCTTCAGCCGGTACAACCAGCGCCCGGGTATCAGGTGAAGGCGTGATTCCCAGTTGGCAGTGGCGACGACCAGTACCAGGAGCATCGCACCCAGAGCAATAGACAAAAATTGCTGAAAGCCAGCGAAGGAAATCGTCTGGCCAAAGACACCGACCACCGCTCCGAGGAGCGTGTAAGTTACAATCCGTCCCAGATTGTAGAGGAGGCGGCGCAAGACAAATTGTCCTCCCGGCTTCCGTATGCCTGGCAGCGCCAGCGCAATCGGTCCGCACATACCTACACAGTGAAGGCTGCTAAACAGACCGAGGATGAAAGCTGGGAGGAACATATACTACGTCTACAGTTAGCTTATTGAATAAAAATCGATTTTTCCTGAAAGTAGGCCCCTGAAGCGGTCTCCCACTCTACTTTTACCCGCCAGAGCCCTGACTGAAGCTCACCCGCAGCAATTTGCTGCTGAAGATTGCTGACCGCAATCGGGAAGTCTTTGTCCAGCCGTGAATTGGATGGGCGATACAACTTTACATCTCCCCGGATATCAGTCATGCCTGCCGGAAAAGTCAGCAGAATGTTTTTTGCCCCCGACTCGTACGAAATCTGTAGCGGATCGGCCAGCTCACCGGCGTTTTTCACTTTTGTAATATGAGACTCATAGCCCAATTCTTCAGCGTAATATTCCGGAGTTACCAGATTGATATCCTGCTGAGAGCAGTAAACCGTTACCGATATCATCGAAACTGCAAAGATGGTATATACGAGTGCGATTTTTTTTCCCCAGTTCATAGCTTAGTGTTTTACAGGTCCAAGAAAATTAGTGGTAACATGATCCAGCATTTTATCTCCTGACCATACTTCTATTTCGATTTGAGTCTTGTTACCGGTAAGTTCGTCCGGAGGAATATCCACAAATAAAGCACTTTTGGTGATATCTCTGGGGTTGACATGCAGCTTTTCTGCACCCACCTGACGTATTCTTCCATCGTGAGAGACGAGTTTCAGTTCCATTTCAAAGGTCTCTGCGGTTTTATTCACCACCTCGATATTGTAGAGGTTGGAGATCATTCCGTCATCGGTCTTTTTGAAAAGCATACCCGGGGTGCGCAACAAGGTTGTTTCTACCATAGAACGACCGGCAAGCAGAAAACCCAGAACCGAAAGCAGGGCTACCAATACCAGGGAATACCCAAGTATTCGGGCCGTAAACCGGAAGGGAGTTTTACTGGCGATTCCATTGTATGAATCGTAACGAATCAGTCCACGGTCAAAACCGACTTTGTCCATGACATCATCGCAGGCATCCATACAAGCTGTACAGTTGACACATTCCATCTGGGTACCGTTGCGAATATCGATGCCGGTGGGGCAAACCTGCACACACAGGCTACAGTCGATACAATTTCCGCCTTCGCGGACCTGATTTTTCTTTACCCGCTGGCGTGGCTCTCCCCGGAGAAAATCATAAGCCACAACGATTGAATCTTTTCCCAGCATGACTCCCTGCAGACGCCCGTAAGGACAAACCGCAATACAGGCCTGTTCGCGGAAATAGGAGAAAATGAAGAAAAATATGCCCGAAAAAATCATTACGCCTGTGAATTTCCCCCAGTTTTCAAAGGGGGACTCGGTAACAATTTTGGCTACTTCATCCAGGCCGATCAGGTAGGCCATGAGCGTATTGGCAATGAGAAAAGAGATGGCATAAAAGATCAGCAGCTTGCTTCCCTTTTTAATGATTTTCTCAGTATTCCAGGGTGCTTCATTGAGTTTGAGCTGCTGGTTACGGTCGCCTTCGATCCAGTATTCGATTTTACGGAAAACCATTTCCATAAAAATCGTCTGAGGACAGGCCCAGCCACACCATACACGGCCAAAAACTACGGTGAAAAGTACAACAAAGACCATGAAGGACAACATCGCCAGTACAAACAGGTGGAAGTCCTGAGGCCAGAAGGTCAACCCGAAAATGATGAATTTTCGCTCGAGGATGTTGAATAGAAACATCGGCTGACCGTTCCACTTAAGAATTGGCCCCAGAAACAACAATGATAATAAGACAATGCTAACACCTATCCTTCTCCGATGGTAGCGACCAGCGGGTTTCTTTGGATAAATCCATCGCCTCTTCCCTTCCTGATCTACAGTTCCGATCGTATCCCGAAATGCCTCATAGTCAATTTCAGGAAGGGTTGAGGTTTTGGACTGATTGGTTTCTTTTGATTGGGCAGACATTTTTTTACTTATTAATGATTACTTATAAT
Proteins encoded in this region:
- the ccoG gene encoding cytochrome c oxidase accessory protein CcoG; the protein is MSAQSKETNQSKTSTLPEIDYEAFRDTIGTVDQEGKRRWIYPKKPAGRYHRRRIGVSIVLLSLLFLGPILKWNGQPMFLFNILERKFIIFGLTFWPQDFHLFVLAMLSFMVFVVLFTVVFGRVWCGWACPQTIFMEMVFRKIEYWIEGDRNQQLKLNEAPWNTEKIIKKGSKLLIFYAISFLIANTLMAYLIGLDEVAKIVTESPFENWGKFTGVMIFSGIFFFIFSYFREQACIAVCPYGRLQGVMLGKDSIVVAYDFLRGEPRQRVKKNQVREGGNCIDCSLCVQVCPTGIDIRNGTQMECVNCTACMDACDDVMDKVGFDRGLIRYDSYNGIASKTPFRFTARILGYSLVLVALLSVLGFLLAGRSMVETTLLRTPGMLFKKTDDGMISNLYNIEVVNKTAETFEMELKLVSHDGRIRQVGAEKLHVNPRDITKSALFVDIPPDELTGNKTQIEIEVWSGDKMLDHVTTNFLGPVKH
- a CDS encoding FixH family protein, with the protein product MNWGKKIALVYTIFAVSMISVTVYCSQQDINLVTPEYYAEELGYESHITKVKNAGELADPLQISYESGAKNILLTFPAGMTDIRGDVKLYRPSNSRLDKDFPIAVSNLQQQIAAGELQSGLWRVKVEWETASGAYFQEKSIFIQ
- a CDS encoding sulfite exporter TauE/SafE family protein, with translation MFLPAFILGLFSSLHCVGMCGPIALALPGIRKPGGQFVLRRLLYNLGRIVTYTLLGAVVGVFGQTISFAGFQQFLSIALGAMLLVLVVATANWESRLHLIPGRWLYRLKSRMATFLNNDSPASQFNIGILNGFLPCGFVYLGLAGALATGDIFKGMFYMTVFGLGTLPAMLSLSLAKGFLPASFGTKLRPILRGVAITFAFLLILRGMNLGIPYVSPVISSPGEVAVCE